The following proteins are encoded in a genomic region of Anser cygnoides isolate HZ-2024a breed goose chromosome 13, Taihu_goose_T2T_genome, whole genome shotgun sequence:
- the DNAAF6 gene encoding dynein axonemal assembly factor 6, with translation MDLGSISSASSLQALAKLLSDAPDDDDDDDDQGPRCSVSAMTPGSIGPVKKETSGTSEVKSENKKTIWNTEEVPEGSEFDDTWDPREQPEYEILFKQQVGTEDVFFGMSRKDPSTACCEDMVIKIKLPETKVSDITLDIQDKVLDLRTPQKKLLLHLPCPVDSKNGKARFLSEEEILEVTLRMTREFDFINFA, from the exons ATGGACTTGGGCAGCAtttcctcagcctcctccctgcaggCCCTCGCCAAACTGCTCAGTGATGCGCCTGACGACGACGATGACGATGACGACCAAGGG CCACGCTGTTCTGTTAGTGCTATGACTCCTGGTAGCATTGGACCAGTAAAGAAAGAGACCTCTG GTACTTCTGAAGTgaaatctgaaaacaagaaaactatTTGGAATACGGAGGAGGTCCCAGAAGGATCTGAATTTGATGATACCTGGGATCCTAGAGAACAGCCAGA gtATGAGATTTTATTCAAACAGCAGGTGGGAACAGAAGATGTCTTCTTTGGGATGAGCAGGAAAGACCCTTCCACGGCTTGCTGTGAAGATATGGTG ATTAAAATCAAGCTGCCGGAGACAAAGGTCTCAGACATCACATTAGATATCCAGGACAAGGTTCTTGACCTTCGAACTCCCCAAAA gaagctgctgctgcatctcCCTTGCCCCGTAGACAGCAAGAATGGTAAAGCTCGTTTCCTCTCTGAGGAGGAGATCTTAGAAGTCACCTTGAGGATGACAAGGGAGTTTGATTTCATCAATTTTGCCTGA